In Thermospira aquatica, the following proteins share a genomic window:
- a CDS encoding 2-isopropylmalate synthase, with product MKDKVYIFDTTLRDGEQSPGASMGINEKLKVALQLEKLGVDIIEAGFAVSSPVQFDAIQLIAQEVKNAVIASLARAVEKDIDAAAQALKYAQRKRIHTFIATSPIHREFKLKKTKEEILKQAVYAIQYAKQYTDDVEFSAEDATRTELDYLVEVVTAAIDAGAKTINIPDTVGYTVPSEFTKIIRTLKEKVPNINQAVLSVHCHNDLGLAVANSLAAIEAGARQVEVSVNGIGERAGNAAMEEIVMALELRKDIFGVETGIVTQEIYKTSRLIVSVTGIQVQPNKAIVGKNAFSHEAGIHQDGVLKERRTYEIMKPEQIGRTHSEIVLGRHSGKHGLQARLKELGYTIQGDDFEKVFQKFTEVADKKKAVYDDELIAIVSECLSIDMPEMLFLEHVQIMSGSNALPTATVELKKNNRIIREAAIGNGPVDAIYKAINRIAGISPELEDYGISSISIGQDAMGEAMVSLKYEGKVYSGHGSSTDVLVASAKAYLNAMNKILYLERKKEEK from the coding sequence ATGAAAGATAAAGTTTATATATTTGATACCACGTTGCGCGATGGGGAGCAATCTCCTGGCGCCAGCATGGGGATAAACGAAAAACTCAAAGTGGCTCTCCAGCTTGAAAAATTGGGAGTGGATATTATAGAGGCTGGTTTTGCGGTATCGTCTCCTGTCCAGTTTGATGCTATTCAACTTATTGCTCAGGAGGTAAAAAACGCCGTTATTGCTTCTCTTGCACGGGCTGTGGAAAAAGACATCGATGCGGCGGCTCAGGCACTCAAGTATGCTCAGAGAAAAAGGATTCACACCTTTATTGCTACTTCACCCATTCATCGTGAGTTCAAACTCAAGAAAACAAAAGAAGAAATCCTCAAGCAAGCTGTGTATGCGATTCAGTATGCAAAACAATACACCGATGATGTAGAGTTTTCTGCTGAGGATGCCACCCGTACGGAATTGGATTACCTTGTTGAGGTGGTAACCGCTGCTATTGACGCAGGAGCAAAAACCATCAATATTCCGGATACGGTAGGGTATACGGTTCCTTCAGAGTTTACAAAGATTATTCGTACTCTCAAGGAAAAGGTTCCCAATATCAATCAGGCTGTTCTTTCTGTTCACTGTCACAACGATCTGGGGCTTGCTGTTGCCAATAGTCTTGCAGCTATTGAGGCTGGTGCTCGTCAGGTAGAGGTGTCTGTAAACGGTATAGGGGAAAGGGCAGGAAATGCTGCCATGGAAGAGATCGTGATGGCACTTGAGCTTCGCAAGGATATTTTTGGTGTGGAAACAGGCATTGTGACTCAGGAGATCTACAAGACAAGTCGTCTCATTGTCTCTGTGACAGGTATTCAAGTGCAGCCCAACAAAGCCATTGTTGGAAAGAATGCTTTTTCTCACGAGGCGGGTATTCACCAGGATGGGGTACTCAAGGAGAGACGTACTTACGAGATCATGAAGCCCGAGCAAATTGGTCGTACACATTCTGAGATTGTGCTGGGGAGACATTCAGGGAAACATGGTCTGCAAGCCCGTTTAAAAGAGCTCGGGTATACTATCCAGGGTGACGATTTCGAGAAGGTTTTCCAGAAGTTTACCGAGGTGGCGGATAAGAAAAAGGCCGTTTATGATGACGAGTTGATAGCGATTGTCTCAGAGTGTCTCTCGATTGATATGCCAGAGATGCTCTTTCTTGAGCATGTGCAGATCATGAGTGGAAGCAATGCCTTGCCTACGGCAACCGTCGAACTGAAAAAGAATAATCGTATCATCAGAGAGGCAGCGATAGGGAATGGCCCTGTAGATGCTATTTACAAGGCTATTAATCGTATAGCAGGTATTTCTCCCGAATTAGAGGATTATGGGATCTCTTCAATCTCTATCGGGCAGGATGCGATGGGAGAGGCTATGGTTTCCCTTAAGTATGAGGGGAAAGTATACTCTGGCCATGGGTCGAGTACCGATGTGCTTGTTGCCTCCGCCAAAGCTTACCTCAACGCGATGAATAAGATTCTCTACCTCGAGAGGAAGAAAGAAGAAAAATAA
- the murD gene encoding UDP-N-acetylmuramoyl-L-alanine--D-glutamate ligase yields the protein MRYLLIGWTRRTSFETAKVLLAREAEVYVSDTVDNEEKQALLRELNHPRLFSLLGRQSKDILDEVQPDVVMPSPGVPLTIPLIEEAKKRGIPVFGDIELFYRFHPEVYYYAITGTDGKTTTTTLSHALISAYKPALVGGNIGTAIFEHEAAVASVKEMVLELSSFQLEEIVNFRPRIAAFLNLAEDHLDRYPDLDAYFEAKKRIFLNQTPDDVAIVNADSPYFEQVTAGVKSRILTFSRKSRADMMFYDGGIYYGEKLLVKQEELKLKGVHNIENVMAASLVALMAGVPMEVIQNTLREFRGLEHRLELVGSYNGVEVYNDSKATTVNALEKALESFDVPVILIAGGLDKGLDFTLVKGLVYKKVKTVILLGQAAEKIDSAWQFPHTTKVPSLEVAVETAFSHAKPGEVILFSPGCASFDMFKNYEERGRAFKAFVQKRQG from the coding sequence ATGCGGTATCTTTTGATCGGTTGGACACGAAGAACATCCTTTGAGACGGCGAAGGTACTTCTTGCAAGGGAAGCAGAAGTGTACGTTTCCGATACGGTTGATAATGAGGAGAAACAGGCTCTCTTGCGAGAACTCAATCACCCGCGTCTTTTTAGCCTGTTGGGAAGGCAATCAAAAGACATCCTTGATGAAGTACAACCGGATGTGGTGATGCCAAGCCCCGGCGTTCCTCTGACGATTCCTCTGATTGAAGAGGCGAAGAAACGAGGGATTCCCGTGTTTGGGGATATTGAGCTTTTTTACAGGTTTCATCCGGAGGTGTACTACTACGCTATTACCGGCACGGATGGAAAAACTACTACAACGACGCTTTCTCATGCTCTCATCAGTGCCTATAAACCTGCCCTTGTGGGGGGAAATATAGGGACAGCGATTTTTGAGCATGAGGCTGCCGTGGCTTCTGTAAAGGAGATGGTGCTTGAGCTTTCCAGTTTTCAGCTTGAAGAGATTGTGAATTTTAGACCAAGAATTGCGGCTTTTCTCAATCTTGCTGAGGATCATCTGGATCGTTATCCTGATCTCGACGCCTACTTCGAAGCAAAAAAGAGGATTTTTCTCAATCAGACGCCGGATGATGTGGCAATTGTGAATGCAGATAGTCCGTATTTTGAGCAAGTTACGGCGGGTGTGAAGAGCCGTATTCTTACCTTTAGCCGGAAGTCCCGTGCGGATATGATGTTTTATGATGGGGGTATATACTACGGGGAGAAACTTCTGGTAAAACAGGAGGAACTGAAGCTCAAAGGGGTACACAATATTGAGAATGTTATGGCAGCTTCGCTGGTGGCTTTGATGGCGGGAGTTCCGATGGAGGTTATCCAGAACACTCTCCGTGAATTTCGTGGGCTGGAGCATCGTCTTGAGCTTGTTGGAAGCTACAATGGTGTAGAGGTTTACAACGATTCCAAGGCAACAACGGTGAATGCCTTAGAAAAGGCTTTGGAGAGTTTTGATGTTCCTGTGATTCTTATTGCCGGGGGACTGGATAAAGGGCTTGATTTTACGTTGGTAAAAGGCCTGGTATACAAAAAGGTGAAAACCGTGATTCTTTTGGGACAGGCGGCAGAAAAGATTGATAGTGCCTGGCAATTTCCCCATACTACTAAAGTGCCTTCTCTTGAGGTGGCGGTAGAGACAGCTTTTTCACACGCAAAACCAGGAGAAGTGATTCTCTTTTCCCCAGGGTGTGCGAGTTTTGACATGTTTAAAAACTACGAGGAACGGGGAAGGGCTTTTAAGGCTTTCGTCCAAAAGAGGCAGGGGTAA
- a CDS encoding TIGR00282 family metallophosphoesterase — protein sequence MKAENVFRVMALGDIVGDAGRKLLQTKLIHLQRKYLPDLVVVNGENAAHGFGITKKIAEEFLNWGIDVITSGNHIWQKKEIFDFIEEMPQLIRPLNYPPGTPGNGFYRLQKKDMDVVVVNIMGRIYMEPIDCPFRAMDELLKQLEGENVLVLVDFHAEATSEKQLMGWYLDGRVHALWGTHTHIPTADERILPKKTAYITDIGMCGAVYSVIGMNVSESQRRVIQHLPVRFSPATEGELELQGILIDFDKKSKKPLLIQRIVERMEG from the coding sequence AAATGTTTTTCGGGTTATGGCATTGGGAGATATTGTCGGGGATGCCGGGCGGAAGCTTCTTCAGACAAAACTTATCCATCTTCAGCGCAAGTATCTACCAGATCTGGTGGTTGTGAATGGGGAAAATGCAGCTCATGGATTTGGCATCACCAAAAAAATTGCGGAGGAGTTTCTTAACTGGGGGATAGATGTTATCACCTCGGGGAATCATATCTGGCAGAAAAAGGAGATTTTTGATTTTATTGAAGAAATGCCTCAGCTTATCCGGCCGCTCAACTATCCTCCGGGAACACCTGGCAATGGTTTTTATCGTCTGCAAAAAAAGGATATGGATGTTGTGGTGGTCAACATCATGGGGCGTATTTATATGGAGCCTATTGATTGTCCTTTTCGGGCGATGGATGAGCTTTTGAAGCAGTTGGAGGGGGAAAATGTACTGGTGCTTGTGGATTTTCATGCTGAAGCTACCAGCGAGAAACAGTTGATGGGGTGGTATCTCGATGGGCGTGTTCATGCGCTTTGGGGAACCCATACGCATATTCCTACGGCAGATGAGCGCATTCTGCCAAAAAAGACAGCATATATTACGGACATTGGTATGTGTGGGGCGGTGTATTCGGTTATCGGGATGAATGTTTCAGAGTCCCAGCGGCGGGTGATTCAACATCTCCCTGTGCGTTTTTCTCCTGCTACCGAGGGGGAACTTGAGCTTCAAGGGATTTTGATAGATTTTGACAAAAAAAGCAAGAAGCCTCTGTTGATCCAGCGCATTGTAGAGAGGATGGAGGGGTAA
- a CDS encoding ISNCY family transposase yields MREVITMTLKAQKRAKILEMVKNKKIKQKDAAIILGICRRQLIRIFKEYLSKGDEALNHKLIGKPGNHRISSDIKEKIMQIVRNNYKGFKPTFIAEKLYEEHHIKIGASTLRLWMMETGLWKKIRKTAKHRTRRPRKEHFGEMIQMDGSIHDWFGTGKEVCLMNMVDDATGTSYGLFDTGETTQVALQCLFDWIMKYGIPYSIYCDYKSLFYTKREATIEEQLAGKLPLTKFGEVCHRLGIEMIYAHSPQAKGRVERWNGIHQDRLIAEMKLKT; encoded by the coding sequence ATGAGAGAGGTGATAACGATGACACTTAAAGCACAGAAGAGGGCAAAAATACTGGAGATGGTAAAGAACAAGAAAATCAAGCAGAAAGATGCTGCAATAATACTGGGGATTTGCAGAAGGCAACTTATTCGAATTTTTAAAGAATATTTATCAAAGGGTGATGAAGCCCTCAATCACAAATTAATAGGCAAACCGGGGAATCACAGAATTAGCAGTGATATCAAAGAGAAAATTATGCAGATAGTACGGAATAATTATAAAGGTTTTAAGCCGACATTTATAGCTGAAAAGCTTTATGAGGAACATCATATAAAAATAGGAGCATCAACGCTTCGTTTATGGATGATGGAAACAGGATTGTGGAAGAAAATAAGAAAAACTGCGAAACACCGTACCAGAAGGCCGAGAAAAGAGCATTTTGGAGAAATGATTCAAATGGACGGCAGCATTCACGACTGGTTTGGGACAGGCAAAGAAGTCTGTCTGATGAATATGGTGGATGATGCTACAGGCACATCTTACGGTCTTTTCGACACAGGAGAAACGACACAAGTAGCGCTGCAATGTTTGTTTGACTGGATAATGAAATACGGTATTCCTTATTCGATCTATTGTGATTATAAAAGCCTGTTCTATACGAAACGGGAAGCGACCATAGAAGAACAGCTTGCAGGGAAATTGCCTCTAACAAAGTTTGGAGAGGTCTGCCATAGGCTGGGGATAGAAATGATATATGCCCATAGTCCCCAGGCAAAAGGACGCGTAGAGAGATGGAATGGGATCCATCAGGACAGGTTAATAGCAGAAATGAAACTAAAAACATAA